Within Aspergillus oryzae RIB40 DNA, chromosome 2, the genomic segment TGGGTTAATATAACTCTCGCGGCGGTATTCTTCGCTTCGCCCCTAACCCCGGGAACCGACGAAGAGACCGGTCTCCGGCATACCACTGACATGCTACTctactctctctctctctgtcttGAATGAATAGCTTAGGGATCTTGATTCGATTCCGACTACATGTTCTCCCCATAAATCCAAAGGTTACTCCGTACAACTATTCACAACCCTCATTAACGTTGCCCAGCGACCGAACCATCACCAGCGTTTGAGGGTTTGGCATGATGCGAACTCCATCCACCACATTCGGAGGCCTCTCAACTATGGCTTTCTTATCCGTTTGTTCATGATCAAACTGAAATTCGTATCTGGAAAGCAAGGACACAATCATGAGCTTGATCTGATTGCTGGCATAGTGACGGCCAGGGCATGCATGAGTGCCGTAACCCCAGTTCAACTCCGATGTACTGCATTGCAATTAGTCTATAGCTGTAGTTATCACCCTGGAAACCGGAATCCTACCTCGTCGACGCATACTGAAATTTCAGCTCATTACCCTTGATCGTGCGCAACTTCTCGAATCGGTAGCCGTCAAAGGATGTCGGATCGGTCCAAAGCGAGTCATCTAAATTTACCATCATAGATGGTGCCGAGACGGAGACACCAGCCGGCACTGTGCTTCCACCGGGGAGTCGGAATGGTGACAGTGCAAAGCGACTCACGCTCACTGCGCATGAGAGTTGCCTATTAGTGACCATCCACCGTTTTGACTCGAGGGAAGACATACCAATCCCGATCGGGTTCAATCTTTGCGACTCCTTCAAGAAGCTGTCGCATTTCCGCAAGTTCGACAACGCGGCTGGAGTCCAGTGGCCGTTGCATGATTCTGATACCGATAGGATTTCATCCCTCAAGGGCTGAAGATATTCCGGGTGGGCCAGCAGATCGTAGAAGAAATGAACAAGCTATACCAGACAACATCCTGTTAGTCATGTCACCGTATATGCGCTTTTTAAGTCACTCGTACCTGGAAGGCAAGATTATAGGTCGCCGCTTGAACGGCCTCCAGCTGCAGCCGTGTATGGAGGGTCAAATCATCCTCTTGGTCCGGATAGTTATTGATAATCCATTGCATGAGGTCGTTGGGCACCTTATCTCTCTGCTGTAGACGGGCTTCTAGTGTCGGTCGTAACAGCTCCCTCGCGCGTGTGAATTGACGGCTCATATCTGCTGTTTCGGGCAGGAAATGTCCTTTAAAGGGTCGCAGTGCCCAATGAGTGTTCGACATCTTTCCCGCGACTGTCACAGTTGAGATAGCATAGTCGAGAGTGAGGTCGATCTGTGGTCATTAGCGAGCTATCCGTGGGAACAAGAGCGATAGCTACCTGCTTACCCATTCCTGGTTGCGAGACAGCGGTGACTGAATGAACGATCGACTGATGTGTAAGGACACCAGCTTGACCATGGTAGGGAACAGTGCGACCGACTTCCAGTCTGTAGGGCAGTCAGATATTTGGCTCGCACTGGAACGATGAGGACTTACCAGGACAATGACCAATTTGCGATGAGACCGTCcgttcggcttcttcttgcagtAGAGCGACACTGTTTCCAGCGTTTTTCATCAATCCAGCTCGCACAAACTCCGCCAGATGGTCACTCTTCACCATCCTAGTATAGCGTCCCATGAGGCGTTCATATACTTCGCGGCCCAAGCTCAGCTTCTCTTCCGGAGCGTATGCTATGGTAGAGAGACATTTGAGGGGCACAATCACGGTTGGGATGTCTTTAGTCGCAATTTGGAAACACGACTCGGGATACTATCTTGACTTAGCATGTTCCTCTCGTGACAGTATAAAATAGCGACTAACACGCTGTGAACCCTCCTTCAGGGCTTCCAGAAGGTTAGAGTCATTGGCGTCACCCACGGCTGGAATCGTATGCTGGCGGCGAGCGCGATGAGCTACCATGAGAATAACAGCCAGCGCTGCCACGTACGGCCAATACACAGTTCCTACTTCGTTCACCATAATGTCTATCTTTGATTGTGACTGCTTAGAGCACAGCAGAAGCAATGGCCGTAAACTGTGGCGTTTTATGCCTGTTCTAATTTCTCGGCGCCCGAACGTCGAGCAGGCGTTCCGACGACGGAACTATATATGTCAAGGAGAGCACCTCCATCCCATTCGGCTTACTTCTGAGTGCTTCTCGATCTTAGCAGCCGAAAAAAGACTCCGGCACCATGCTGTTCTCCTTGGGACCTTTGACGATCGTCTACGGTGTACGTCCACCATTCCCTTGCAAGTGCGAAACGAATAACTAAAACACCTATCACTAGCTGGTTATCTTTGTCGTAGCAAAGACAATTTACAATCTGTACCTCCACCCTCTTCGCTCTTATCCCGGCCCTTTGCTGGCTCGCGCCACTCGCTGGTATTACTCTTACTATGTCAAAATCGGCCTTCTGCCgcaaaagacaaaggaaTTGCACGATCAATACGGGCCTTGTGTTCGGATTGCCCCGGATGAACTGTCGTATAACACGGCAGAGGCATGGGAGGATATCTGCGGTAAGACAGTTCGATGGCTCTGATAGCAAAGGCTAACAGATCTCAATGTGGAATCAGGTCACCGAACCGGCCAACGAACCGAAAGCTTTGAAAAGGATTTGACCTTCTTCCCACCTGCTCCGAATGGAGTCGATTCTATTGTACGTATTGGTATGCCCTCAATGGTGTAGGGGTCCGCGTTAACCGTGCAACGCGGTAGATCGTCGCCAAAGACGATGTCCACAGACGATTCAGACGTCTCCTGTCTCACCCCATGTCCGATAAGGCGCTGGGAAGCCAACAAGAGATCATCACTGGTTATGTCGACCAATTGATTCACGAACTCCGCCAACGCAGCGAAAGGTCTGAGGTGGTCGATATGGTCCGCTGGTTCAATTTTACCTCCTTCGACATCCTCGGAGACTTAGCGTTCGGCGAGTCGTTCGGCTGTCTGGGCAGCGGTCTGATGCACCCATGGATTGAGCTCATTTTCACGTCCATCAAATCCGTCATGGATATGCAGATTATCCGGCGCATCCCCGGTCTCTTTTCGCTCATCCTTACTATTGCCGGactgcagcagaagcaagaCCTGCAGGAGCAATTCATGTTTTGTCAGAAGAAGGCCCGCGAGCGATATACGAAAGAGACCACCCGGCCAGATTTTAGTAAGTCGTCTATGACAGCCACTGTATGCGTCTTGTTAACTGTCCATAGTGACATACATTCTCCGTGCaacggaagaaaagggcatGACGCCGGAGGAAATTGAAGCCAATGCGCAGATCCTCATCATGGCTGGCAGTGAAACCACGGCCTCAGCTCTCTCCGGTATGCTCTCTCCGATTGGTGGCAAAAGCGATGCTGAATATGTCTAACAAGAATGCGGCCGTGCCGTTTAGGAACCCTGTTCTATCTGCTGAAAAACTCAATGGCCATGCAGAAACTCCGCCAGGAAATCCATGCCACCTTCCAAGCTGAAGCAGAGATTACCATGCGCTCCACCCAATCCATGGAATATTTGCATGCTGTTCTGCAGGAGGCAATGCGCGTCTATCCCCCGGTCCCCTGTACGTTCCCTCGGACCACTCCCCCTGGCGGGGCGATGGTTTGTGGTAGATTTGTTCCGGGGGGATATATCGTGGGAGTCAACCAGCTGGCTGCCATGACTTCAGAGAAGAACTTCAAGGACCCTTTGAAATTTATCCCAGAGCGGTGGTGCGGCGATGAGCGATACCAGGAGGACTCTCGCAAGGCCTACCAGCCCTTTTCGTACGGACCTCGGAACTGTCTAGGGAAGAAGTGAGTTTACTCTTGAAGCTTGTTAGGGTGACTATACTAACCGGGTCCCAGCCTGGCATATGCTGAAATGCGTCTCGTTCTCACGCGGTTATTATGGAATTTTGAGTTCGATCTGTTAGAGGAGTCGAAGGATTGGCATGCGAAGCAGAAGGTCTGGATGATGTGGGACAAGGGAGATTTGAAGGTTCGGTTAAAGCCATTAAGGCATTGAACAATAGTGGATTAGATATGGAAGGCCGGTCGTGGGATAGTTGTTGCATAGACTGTCTAGCGATTTTATATACATAGCAAAAGAAATTCGTGATATACATGGGTCAATGAGAGTCTGCAATTGCAGAGCAAAGTTTCTTCACTCGCGCTTCTAGCGCCGTACATGGATTGGGCTCCAAGGGGATCGCATCTCGCAAGTTAGTTAATACCTGTAAGCATCGCTGGAGCTCTCTTTGCAAGAGATACGAACGCAGGGCCAGCTGCTCGTCTTGGTTGATCTGGAACAGTCCAAAGCGAAGGTTGGGCAAGACATTTCCCCCCGTCAGGTCATCCCCAAGGGCAGACAAGTCTCGGCCTCCGATGCTCGCTCGATCGCTGTCGCCGGGGCTGCCCTGCTTCACACCACACTCGAACAAGGTTACGATCTGATCGATAGCGATCAGCAACAACATGGCGCAGTTGGAGCCCTCTTTATGAGCCCCTTTGCTCAGGATACGAGATATTTCTCCGAGGGTAACTTTGTTCGTTTGCATAACCACGTCCAGGGCTACAACGCCGCCTTGGATGCGGTGTTCGAGGAATTCCACTATGCGGTTACAAATGAGAACTGTCCAGCTTCGGTAATTGTAGTGATGGGGTTGGCGACCGCAGTCTGTTTGGCATCCTATCTGAGAGAGTAGTTCACTGTAGGGGAACGTTGAACTCATGTATCCCTTGCTACTGTGACCGGAGTGCCCACAGGATGCATCTGAATACGGGCGTCGTTTGACCGGTGGCCCGTTGTCGAGCGGGCTGACGGGAACGTCCATCGGATGGAAATCCTGGATGTGTAGATCAAGGTCAGGAAGCGCAGGGATTGGCGTTGTAGGCTTATTAAATGGGCAGAATAATCCGCCATCTGGCATGGCGGCTGTATGAGAGTCTGCGATGCTGTGGCCACTGTGGCTCGGTGCCTGCAATGAGTGGCCTCGCGATCGACTTGGATCTTGATCCGAGGACATCAACTGGCTGgggagaatgaagagatcGGCCGTCTCGTAAGCGTTCAAACTTTTGTCGCTGGCTTCCGTCCAGTCGGGGAACAGCGCGCTGTGAGACTTGGGCGAGAGGGCATCGTGGGCCGCATCTTGCTCTCCGAAGTCTGAGCGGCTGAGGGGATCGTTCTCCGATCGCTGGTCTGTCTGGAACTCCCCGGTGCTGTCTGCGTCTGGCAGTGTACTCGCAGTTGCCGGCCGCTGTAGTGCCTCTGTCGTCGTGCGGACGGCTTTGTTGCCGCGTGCCCGCACTCCTGGCACCTTTCCTACTCGCGAGATGGCATAGACGCACTGGTATTGGAGGTTGTTACATCGGTCACAGCCGGTGCGCTCCCCGCTACATCGTACCTGTCCATCCAGTCAGTCAGTATCCTTCTGCGTAACATCCCTGGTAGATCGTACCTTAGCTGCATGACACTGATTGCAGGCAGATCGCCATCGTACCGGCTTGGTGGATGAACCTGGTCTTCGGGTCCAGCAGAGTCAGTACATTGTGCGGGGAACCCTGTTCTAGAAAACTAACCGTTCGGTTGTAGAAGTAGTAGAGGACATCTGGATGATGGAAGTTTCGCTGTTGAGCACGCAATATGTTCCACAGGAATGAAGCTCATTCCTTATATTTCACAGGATAAGCTTCACCAGAAGGATGCGCCGAAGGACCGTCTGTATTTTCCCAAATCAGCAGTTGCTAACAGCACAGCCAACGAGCTGACAGATCTAGAGGATATTCCTCTTTTGGCCGGGTCATCGTGACAATTACCGCGCCATGCCTCTACCACCACAGGAGGCCGATGCTAGCGTTCCTGTCAGCCTGTAGTTGAGTTGGGACTACCGATATCAACTCACGGGGGGCCTTAGAGACGATTTGGCCCCCATGCCATGCATGTTCTAGGTCTGAAAAGGTTCGTCGGAAGGAGTCTGGTGGATCTGTCAGGGATATGCACGCCGGCTGAAGTCGGTGGTTTAGCCGGTGGGCCAGCATTCTGCTATTTTCTCACCTCCATACAAGTTTCTTAACAAACTGCTTCCATCAATGTTGAATAAGAAGACTAGGTTAGAAGCTCTCCATCGGATACGTAGTATGGCTGCCTTCTATCTAATCGGCTACCTAAGAGCGTGATAATGCTAGAAAGCAATGATTCCGGGACTGCTCCCCACGCCTGTGAAGCTACCCCGCCGTAAGCGATTCTAATACAGTTCTGTTTCATCAGGGATCCGCTCTTCACTCTAATCCTGCAATAATGATTTCGTAATACGCTCGTAGCTGCCGGACAATATCATCGCTGGCTCTGATTCGTCGGGACGGGCCATCCCGATATAAAAATATGTTGGCCCACATGAGTCCAGAGAGATGCGGATGGAACTTCCACCACGATTAAACGActtctcctcatcaccaGACCGCAGTGTTGGGCTAATCTCAATTCCTGCTAGTTAATATGCAATAGGTTCCCCCTAGCTTCAGAGTTCTCCTGCATCCGACTGGAAGCAGTAATCCACACGAGCGTCCCGACCCTAAACCCTAACCCTACTTTAGCGTTGCAGATCGCCGGACACCAGTCAGTGGGGGAAACGACTTCGCCTCGCTCCAAACAATTGATCGTCCATGCCGCTAATGTTCTAGAAAAGAGGGTTCTGAAGGAGCTTGTGGGATAACAAATCCAAAGCTCACAATCGGTCATCATTGTGTTGGTTTTTGCTGATCCTTGACGCGTCGCGAGGCATTCCTGAACTATTTGACAATTTTAATTTAGAACtgtttttcatttcctctcgCATACCAAAGTGACTAAACCTGCAGCTAAACTATGATGTGTCTCGACTTGCCCGGCTAGACCAGGAGCACAACTCCACATTTATCCATTGAGTTGCATTGCGCCCGGAAAGAGTCCGTCACCACGACCCCAAATTCTCGACCAGATCAGGTCGTGAACCCACCACATAGTGAACATGGCAAATCGCACCAGAGCGCGCACCCCTTCCGGCACGTGGCCGTCATCACCAGGCCCAGCACGAGCAGCGGCATGAGTCAGGAGACTGAGAAGCGTTAGAACCGGAGTCCAGAACCCCAGAAAGAGGGTGGCACCGATGCGTTCCCACGTCGTAGACGGAGGCTGATAACAGGGATGTTTGTGACGAATCTGGGCAATGTAACTGGCCGGAAAGTCTGCAGCTCGGGCACCGTCAAGAATGAGACCCTAAACAAGGATGAGAAATTAACTTCACCATCGACGGGGGCGAACAGCCTCAATTTCGGCACAAAGATAATACGAACCATGTAGCGCTGGCTCGGTCGAGGCTCCGGCCACCGTTCCATCGTGCTGACCAGCGTCAACACAGAGAGTTCTGCACCCCAACGCTGTTGATCCTGTGGCTGGATGGGCTGTCCCCGTAACAGAGCCTCCTTGTAAACAATCCCGCCCCCTTCAGAGGCGACGATCTTTATCCACTGGCTCCAAGTGATCAGATAGGCCGTCCCGTGCAGGGGCAGCTCGCACGGTCCATCATGTTTTTCGTCGGTGGGTCCTGCTGAGCCAACATTTACGATGGACGCGAATGAGGGCTCACGATAAGGAAAGCCAGCGCTAGATAGGGTTAAACGCCAACCGGGGACCGTAATAGTAACAGCCGCTTGAGGTGTGATCTGTCGATCCTCACGAAAGGTCTGCGACGAGAGGTTGGATCCATATGCCAAGTACCAGACCAGTCGGTCTCGGTCTGGCTCAAATTTAGGGAGCTCTAACGAACTAGCCAtactggaagaggaaattggCAGTGAAAACTTGTTTGCACCAACACCCctagaggaaaagaagacaagaaaagagaaaatccCACTCAGAGAAAACTTCTCATGCAACAAAAATGCAACAAAAATGAAGGCTCTGCAAAACCTATGCCTCGAAACTAGCCTTAAACCCTCGATGGTCCCAAAACGGCCCCCGAATGACAAATGGCGCCGAGGGAGGCGTGAAACTATTGATTTCGTGGAGGCTGATGGCCCCTTTCTTCGGCCACCGGGCTTAGAGATCCACCCTTTTGACTCTCCTTGGCAGACTGAGAGACACAAAGTCTGGGGATAGTGTCACCGGTTCGAAAACTTGAAGCATTGCACTGCCTTTACTATTCGTTCCTGGTGCAACTTTAGAGATAGTGGCTTATCGGTCTCCAGTAAGGCTCATTCATACCTGCTCCGACGGACCGAGCACAGTCGACTTGTCATGGACCAACCATCGCCGTCGGCAGAGGACAGTCAACCCGAGAGGCAGTCAACTGGCACCCGTGGCACGCGTTTCTGGGCGGTGTTCGTCTCCTTGTGCTTTGCATCCTTCGTGGCCTCGCTCGACATCACCGCTATCACCACTGCATTGCCCACCGTTACACGCGAGCTAGATGGCGGCGAGAACTATGTGTGGATTGCCAACTCATACACGCTGGCGTCGGCCGTCGTGCAGCCCCTGATCGGACAGATCTCCAACATCGTGGGCCGTCGGAATCCCATGATCATCCTCATGTGCTTGTTCGCGCTGGGAAGCGGCATCTGTGGCGGCGCGACGTCCACAGGAATGATGATCGCCGGTCGCACCGTCCAGGGCCTAGGAGCCGGGGGAAttcttctgttgctggaGGTCATCGTGTGCGACCTGGTACCGTTGCGCGAACGTGCACAATATGTTGGGATTGCGTTGTCGACATGCGCCTTGGGGATCTCACTCGGCCCGCTGGTGGGAGGCGCCTTGGTTCAGCATGCTACTTGGCGATGGGTCTTCTACATCAATCTTCCCTGTGCTGGTGTGGCCCTTGTGGCTCTGGTTCTGTGTTTGAATGTGCAGCATAAACGGGAGGTCAGCTGGGGACGCGCGTTGGCCCGAGTGGACTGGGTGGGAAATACGATCTTCATTGCGGCCATTTGCGCCATTATGTACGCTCTGGTCATCGGCGGATCAGTCCACCCATGGTCATCGTACCAAGTGTTAGTTCCTCTGGTCCTCGGTGCATTCGGTTGGGTACTCTTTCACATTTTTGAGGCCTCGCCCTATTGCCTCGAACCGACGATGCCCCCACGGCTGTTTCGCAACCGAACCTCCATGACTGCATACGTTCTGGCCTTCCTCGCCGCAATGCTGATGCAATGGGTAGTGTACTTCTTGACCCTGTTCTTCCAGACGGTCAAAGGACAATCCACCACCATGTCCGGTGTAGACGTCATCCCCTTCACGGGGTTCATGATTCCCTCCGCTATCGTGGGTGGCGCTATCATGAGCAAAACAGGCGTCTATCGTCCGTTGCACTGGGCAGG encodes:
- a CDS encoding uncharacterized protein (predicted protein), with protein sequence MQRPLDSSRVVELAEMRQLLEGVAKIEPDRDCERESLCTVTIPTPRWKHSAGWCLRLGTIYDDDSLWTDPTSFDGYRFEKLRTIKGNELKFQYASTSTSELNWGYGTHACPGRHYASNQIKLMIVSLLSRYEFQFDHEQTDKKAIVERPPNVVDGVRIMPNPQTLVMVRSLGNVNEGCE
- a CDS encoding uncharacterized protein (predicted protein); translated protein: MVKLVSLHISRSFIQSPLSRNQEWIDLTLDYAISTVTVAGKMSNTHWALRPFKGHFLPETADMSRQFTRARELLRPTLEARLQQRDKVPNDLMQWIINNYPDQEDDLTLHTRLQLEAVQAATYNLAFQVRVT
- a CDS encoding cytochrome P450 (cytochrome P450 CYP3/CYP5/CYP6/CYP9 subfamilies), with protein sequence MLFSLGPLTIVYGLVIFVVAKTIYNLYLHPLRSYPGPLLARATRWYYSYYVKIGLLPQKTKELHDQYGPCVRIAPDELSYNTAEAWEDICGHRTGQRTESFEKDLTFFPPAPNGVDSIVRIDDVHRRFRRLLSHPMSDKALGSQQEIITGYVDQLIHELRQRSERSEVVDMVRWFNFTSFDILGDLAFGESFGCLGSGLMHPWIELIFTSIKSVMDMQIIRRIPGLFSLILTIAGLQQKQDLQEQFMFCQKKARERYTKETTRPDFMTYILRATEEKGMTPEEIEANAQILIMAGSETTASALSGTLFYLLKNSMAMQKLRQEIHATFQAEAEITMRSTQSMEYLHAVLQEAMRVYPPVPCTFPRTTPPGGAMVCGRFVPGGYIVGVNQLAAMTSEKNFKDPLKFIPERWCGDERYQEDSRKAYQPFSYGPRNCLGKNLAYAEMRLVLTRLLWNFEFDLLEESKDWHAKQKVWMMWDKGDLKVRLKPLRH
- a CDS encoding Zn(II)2Cys6 transcription factor domain-containing protein (predicted protein); this encodes MSFIPVEHIACSTAKLPSSRCPLLLLQPNGSSTKPVRWRSACNQCHAAKVRCSGERTGCDRCNNLQYQCVYAISRVGKVPGVRARGNKAVRTTTEALQRPATASTLPDADSTGEFQTDQRSENDPLSRSDFGEQDAAHDALSPKSHSALFPDWTEASDKSLNAYETADLFILPSQLMSSDQDPSRSRGHSLQAPSHSGHSIADSHTAAMPDGGLFCPFNKPTTPIPALPDLDLHIQDFHPMDVPVSPLDNGPPVKRRPYSDASCGHSGHSSKGYMSSTFPYSELLSQIGCQTDCGRQPHHYNYRSWTVLICNRIVEFLEHRIQGGVVALDVVMQTNKVTLGEISRILSKGAHKEGSNCAMLLLIAIDQIVTLFECGVKQGSPGDSDRASIGGRDLSALGDDLTGGNVLPNLRFGLFQINQDEQLALRSYLLQRELQRCLQVLTNLRDAIPLEPNPCTALEARVKKLCSAIADSH
- the gliK gene encoding gamma-glutamyl cyclotransferase gliK (predicted protein); protein product: MASSLELPKFEPDRDRLVWYLAYGSNLSSQTFREDRQITPQAAVTITVPGWRLTLSSAGFPYREPSFASIVNVGSAGPTDEKHDGPCELPLHGTAYLITWSQWIKIVASEGGGIVYKEALLRGQPIQPQDQQRWGAELSVLTLVSTMERWPEPRPSQRYMGLILDGARAADFPASYIAQIRHKHPCYQPPSTTWERIGATLFLGFWTPVLTLLSLLTHAAARAGPGDDGHVPEGVRALVRFAMFTMWWVHDLIWSRIWGRGDGLFPGAMQLNG
- a CDS encoding uncharacterized protein (predicted transporter (major facilitator superfamily)), producing MDQPSPSAEDSQPERQSTGTRGTRFWAVFVSLCFASFVASLDITAITTALPTVTRELDGGENYVWIANSYTLASAVVQPLIGQISNIVGRRNPMIILMCLFALGSGICGGATSTGMMIAGRTVQGLGAGGILLLLEVIVCDLVPLRERAQYVGIALSTCALGISLGPLVGGALVQHATWRWVFYINLPCAGVALVALVLCLNVQHKREVSWGRALARVDWVGNTIFIAAICAIMYALVIGGSVHPWSSYQVLVPLVLGAFGWVLFHIFEASPYCLEPTMPPRLFRNRTSMTAYVLAFLAAMLMQWVVYFLTLFFQTVKGQSTTMSGVDVIPFTGFMIPSAIVGGAIMSKTGVYRPLHWAGFALLSICMGVFSTWDAGTPRAEWVILQCLVGLGHGLLLTSVLPAIQAALPESDNAAATSAYAFLRSFGFVWGVEIPAVVFNGQVDRFISRVHDATVRNKLAHGGAYSLAGTSFLSQLGDEADAVRSTYTDSLRTVWQVGMAFALLGFALVVVEKHIELRTTLETDFGLEGSENRAATSVEGVETGPVSKAQ